A single genomic interval of Terriglobales bacterium harbors:
- a CDS encoding ribonuclease HI family protein — translation MSKLVAYVDGGSHGNPGPAGIGIVLETPGGEIIKISKWIGHQDNNVAEYAAVLEALQLAVARKAKRLQVYCDSEVVVRQMTGEYACRSPRLYSLNWTCRKLARALEFTISHIPRELNFEANHLANAAVRCRGEAFSFV, via the coding sequence ATGTCTAAACTGGTAGCCTACGTCGACGGCGGTTCGCACGGGAATCCGGGGCCGGCAGGTATTGGCATCGTACTGGAGACTCCCGGAGGCGAAATCATCAAGATCTCCAAATGGATCGGCCACCAGGATAATAATGTTGCGGAGTATGCCGCGGTGCTGGAGGCGCTGCAACTGGCAGTGGCTCGAAAGGCCAAGCGGCTCCAAGTTTACTGTGATTCGGAAGTGGTTGTGAGGCAAATGACCGGCGAATATGCCTGCCGCAGCCCGCGCCTTTATTCCCTGAACTGGACCTGCCGCAAACTGGCTCGCGCGCTGGAGTTCACCATCAGCCACATTCCGCGCGAATTGAATTTTGAAGCCAACCACCTGGCCAATGCCGCGGTGCGCTGTCGCGGCGAGGCTTTCAGCTTCGTTTAA
- a CDS encoding tetratricopeptide repeat protein produces the protein MLPVSTRSPKARVLYQQAMTDSMNFHLDRALDQWRAAVKLDPNFALANLMIAFRSQDPKEAKLALERANVAVQKDSRGERLFVRWITGVREGNFVSGIAAMNDLLELYPRDKQMLSLAGNWLMVRYSYDRADALLDRALQVDPNYPPALNSAAYAHAQMGEFDDAIELMQRYAQVLSHEPNAQDSYAEILRISGKYDQAIEHYRAALKMAPGFSIMGLADTYALKGDEERARAEYLRCNEQAEMSEDKIMCRLQYPATYVWEKNYAAADKAFDGAAKWAHAHDLGMTEAQAHRMMAMYQLDSAVALKHLDQAVAVLNEHASVSKSDREEEMSRILRSRVVCALGADKQAEANNALQQLQSLAESNPSEIVQRSYHAAIGAKLMVEHQPAEAIPHLREDLKNALSMSLLVTAYEQTGNTQMAAISRKDLANLHLPTLDYAMVMAGMRSTQAQR, from the coding sequence ATGCTGCCAGTCAGCACTCGCTCGCCCAAGGCCCGCGTCCTGTATCAGCAGGCGATGACCGACTCCATGAATTTTCACCTGGACCGAGCCCTGGACCAATGGCGCGCGGCGGTGAAACTGGATCCGAATTTCGCGCTGGCAAACCTGATGATTGCCTTCCGTTCGCAGGATCCGAAAGAAGCTAAGCTGGCGCTCGAGCGCGCCAATGTCGCCGTACAAAAGGATTCCCGGGGCGAACGACTCTTCGTGCGCTGGATCACCGGCGTCCGCGAGGGTAATTTCGTCTCCGGCATTGCCGCGATGAACGATCTGCTGGAACTGTATCCCCGGGACAAGCAGATGCTTTCGCTTGCGGGCAACTGGCTGATGGTACGGTACAGCTACGATCGCGCCGACGCGCTGCTGGACCGCGCGCTGCAAGTGGATCCCAACTACCCGCCCGCGCTGAACTCGGCGGCCTACGCGCACGCGCAGATGGGCGAATTCGACGACGCCATCGAGTTAATGCAGCGTTATGCGCAGGTGCTTTCCCACGAGCCGAACGCGCAGGACTCGTATGCGGAAATCCTCCGCATCTCGGGCAAGTACGACCAGGCCATCGAGCACTACCGGGCGGCGCTGAAAATGGCGCCGGGATTCTCCATCATGGGATTAGCCGACACCTACGCGCTTAAGGGCGACGAGGAGCGCGCCCGAGCCGAATACCTGCGCTGTAATGAGCAGGCGGAGATGTCGGAAGATAAGATTATGTGCCGGCTGCAATATCCGGCCACCTACGTGTGGGAAAAAAACTACGCTGCCGCCGACAAGGCCTTTGACGGGGCCGCGAAATGGGCGCATGCGCATGATCTCGGCATGACCGAAGCTCAGGCACATCGCATGATGGCCATGTATCAGCTGGACAGCGCAGTCGCTTTGAAGCACTTGGATCAAGCTGTCGCGGTGCTGAATGAACATGCTTCGGTTTCCAAGTCGGATCGCGAGGAGGAGATGTCGCGAATCCTGCGATCGCGCGTGGTGTGCGCCCTGGGCGCTGACAAGCAGGCGGAAGCCAACAACGCTCTTCAGCAACTGCAGAGCCTGGCCGAATCCAATCCCAGCGAAATCGTGCAACGTTCCTACCATGCTGCAATCGGGGCGAAGCTGATGGTTGAGCACCAACCCGCCGAAGCAATCCCGCACTTGCGCGAAGACTTGAAGAACGCCTTGTCCATGTCGCTGCTGGTCACCGCATACGAACAGACAGGCAACACGCAGATGGCCGCCATTTCGCGAAAGGACCTCGCGAACCTGCACCTGCCGACTCTCGATTATGCGATGGTGATGGCGGGAATGCGCTCCACGCAAGCGCAGCGTTGA
- a CDS encoding glycosyltransferase family 2 protein, whose product MPKYSIVIPLHNEQENVTELYDRLKAVMEAQPDPFELILVDDGSADRTFHLLREIVAVDSRVVVVKLRRNFGQTPALAAGFDHASGEYVIAMDGDLQHDPGDIPSFLEKLAEGYDIVSGWRKQRIDNLWLRRIPSRCANWLMAKLSGVDIHDFGTTFKAYRRDLLSQVPLYGELHRFIPALASWHGATICEIPIKNTMRERGESHYGLGRTLRVFFDLITIRFLLRYLSRPLHFFGTIGMLSNLAGLGIAVFLMLKKLLTGGSIMAQHGPLMIFAAVLIIAGVQMLALGLLGELQVHHHYGSRATPYSVDRVFRATDQSAVTE is encoded by the coding sequence GTGCCGAAGTACTCCATCGTCATTCCTCTGCACAATGAGCAGGAGAACGTCACCGAACTCTATGACCGCCTGAAAGCGGTAATGGAGGCCCAGCCGGACCCTTTTGAACTGATCTTAGTGGATGACGGCAGCGCCGACCGCACCTTCCACCTGTTGCGCGAAATTGTCGCCGTCGATAGCCGCGTGGTGGTGGTGAAACTGCGCCGCAATTTTGGTCAGACCCCCGCGCTCGCCGCCGGTTTCGACCATGCCAGCGGCGAATACGTCATCGCCATGGACGGTGACCTGCAACACGATCCCGGCGACATTCCTTCCTTCCTGGAAAAACTGGCCGAGGGCTATGACATTGTCAGCGGCTGGCGCAAGCAGCGCATAGACAATCTCTGGTTGCGGCGCATTCCGTCACGCTGCGCCAACTGGCTGATGGCGAAACTGAGCGGCGTCGATATCCACGATTTCGGCACTACCTTCAAGGCGTACCGGCGCGATCTGCTGTCGCAGGTCCCCTTGTACGGTGAACTGCATCGCTTTATCCCGGCGCTTGCTTCCTGGCATGGAGCTACGATCTGTGAGATTCCGATCAAGAACACGATGCGCGAGCGGGGAGAATCACATTACGGTCTGGGCCGAACCCTTCGCGTTTTTTTCGACCTGATTACCATCCGCTTCCTGCTGCGCTATCTGTCACGCCCGCTGCATTTTTTTGGCACCATCGGGATGTTGAGTAACCTTGCCGGACTTGGGATCGCCGTCTTCCTGATGCTGAAGAAACTGCTGACCGGCGGGTCGATCATGGCCCAGCATGGCCCGCTGATGATCTTCGCTGCGGTGCTGATCATTGCCGGAGTGCAGATGCTGGCGCTGGGCCTGCTCGGCGAGTTGCAGGTTCACCATCATTACGGCTCGCGCGCGACGCCGTACTCGGTAGATCGCGTGTTCCGAGCTACCGACCAATCGGCTGTCACGGAGTAG